A part of Magnetospirillum sp. ME-1 genomic DNA contains:
- the groES gene encoding co-chaperone GroES gives MKFRPLHDRVLVKRLDAEEKTAGGIIIPDTAKEKPMQGEVVAVGSGTRGDDGKLVALDVKAGDRVLFGKWSGTEVKVDGEELLIMKESDILGILG, from the coding sequence ATGAAGTTCCGTCCGCTCCATGACCGTGTGCTGGTCAAGCGCCTCGACGCCGAAGAGAAGACCGCCGGCGGCATCATCATCCCCGACACCGCCAAGGAAAAGCCCATGCAGGGCGAAGTGGTGGCCGTGGGCTCCGGTACCCGTGGCGATGACGGCAAGCTGGTGGCGCTCGACGTCAAGGCCGGCGACCGCGTGCTGTTCGGCAAGTGGTCCGGCACCGAGGTGAAGGTCGACGGCGAAGAGCTGCTGATCATGAAGGAATCCGACATTCTCGGCATTCTCGGCTAA